From the Rhinatrema bivittatum chromosome 3, aRhiBiv1.1, whole genome shotgun sequence genome, one window contains:
- the LOC115088256 gene encoding uncharacterized protein LOC115088256: MAPGPGSSGTVSEKQFFEMLYSNLSQTEDRCGILNVKYLRDRKRVLFLHKAMFIKISLEHRNASGLIVKDFEIQMELLLSVALQQLFRTFMPSLPQDSLPEALLSPEMCISVKKEDIFVLAKKMNKQLEVCVKNERVQQKYRLPQRMQNRVGILSPTPQYQCSTPVLEEEHTRLLINQFQTRTPKITDSDRLLEIESTSSMVPTLPYDKRVMGIHRFAPYSLKPEEREKLHYHLAKKDKEIKFDMLPSMVNASTEMTLRTLRTTYSLPKLICCGAKCPRLRSKFLLYMEQSALACITNNIKFKYLTFLKGLPTYYTESLTKLTFTQKLHLHLAKKCLELKLRAMPRMVEYSQQTSYHTMTRSLPKWVFPSRAPILRLNVPPFMKKSAVENIQVNIAYKHLVCLWGLPTLYTESLASMMPRALALPSSVTTKASRTECSVRGKPSVKQKIRKSLKQRLQRQELLREGGLPSAVPESRKLFVLSLPVSPKSEREEKKEAALGGSLTDGMTIISKEAIERLDFHVRTQIQQQSGCPLRKDRWKRFVPPPFSASDALPRPHVKKGGIIRCVLQEKKCVGAQDLPRREGTEMLNPKLRREAASCLSSFPNSMTGQVTHYQEHLLLVHLTKKSIENEMKMIPLPVKKSSKMVFPFKKYFLPKEILPGHSYNKLRVRFLPFMERNVVDQIQLNVKHKHFTFLWGIPTLYTESMQSVIPKSPPLLFPVRAKEAVIEITGEPTSFLSSPIRKSLELHVMRKRLRHKWTLPVFIQKSLSAFMPPFPVRAQLKKKPRSENTVLIIREDAPFVDKDLLKHFEYDLKRKIIHQKFGLPKKIIASLRMFASRPPPETDLTFPKHGSKENKALLVRPSQRSLQLSSRTLRTQAKTLYFGISTRISPQPVYVHNNLRGKEKKSLEVHLAKKNLELKLDVIPPLVKTSHKYANLEEKGFLPKTICSNDQMTVPIKRDFPYMGQNEINMIEMNLKQKHLKFCWGLPTQYATSLRKIIPEALTLFPSIKVSGSEIDFMDPETCCVEPTVRESLEWHIGKKSLQTEQGLPIMLQKSLLVFRPPPPQLINVKESEIKVLPLVNEMCFVRENTLNLLESHMRNMILQKQSEPPLEVLDSMRRFIPLTPPINKQNSDIELKMTNSVCFLLCRTGFPGVSESPASVQSEENRTETKPLHFQHSQELLKSLKSVRQCGLQLKNVIKLNSNISLENEDISVCQMSKHKRSPSTKANGKHSKTEPVKLYTQNKIQIIHDLDIKFKELVLTKNMGTPYPSPEIPSTLFSIPSYLPCIKRETAKYVVPQPIQCPDLRNLESGNTNRLEIHVKNNFQLHNRPHRIRKTAETNLSALHVDEVQSHDGTKHVAWKSLDAAIPFIQGSVITESVYTYPRKLKERLQKHLKKKIIMDRLLKPLCVLESCNIYQQMLTQRARDHACRVRKKLRHKIQGKLIDGAEPINKTQEERKIREASEKELPNIKPKKGEGPEIQPFSSMIQKPFHKKYHSLSMVLKYGTMKPKYESSNKVSQTLDHSSHGQYKLKNHQEEVTCEGPKEQAIKQMAEHKRKSQGSKNKEITLYPQSPFAESSRQKKDKETTVLCPETESIKSKNALSRTMLIKDRNRKSKAKTVQAWSKPEDHITSRSNSADSKGKLDTLTRTVMVLQKLITSFKQPLSKLLKENK, from the coding sequence ATGGCACCTGGTCCTGGGTCTTCTGGTACAGtatcagaaaaacaattttttgaaaTGCTGTACTCTAATTTATCTCAAACTGAAGATAGATGTGGTATTCTTAATGTCAAATACTTAAGGGATAGAAAGAGAGTACTGTTCCTGCACAAAGCTATGTTCATCAAAATCAGtttggaacacaggaatgcatcAGGTCTAATTGTGAAAGATTTTGAGATTCAGATGGAGTTGCTTCTTTCAGTTGCCCTGCAGCAATTATTCCGAACTTTTATGCCGTCACTTCCCCAGGACTCTCTACCCGAAGCTCTCCTCAGTccggaaatgtgcatctctgtcaAGAAAGAAGATATATTTGTCTTGGCTAAGAAGATGAACAAACAGCTGGAGGTGTGTGTGAAAAATGAAAGAGTGCAGCAGAAATATCGGCTTCCACAAAGAATGCAGAATCGGGTGGGGATATTGTCACCCACACCACAATATCAATGTAGTACTCCAGTACTGGAGGAAGAACATACGAGGTTGCTGATTAATCAGTTCCAAACTCGGACTCCAAAAATAACAGACTCTGATAGGCTTTTGGAAATAGAAAGCACTAGTTCCATGGTGCCTACATTACCCTATGATAAAAGAGTTATGGGCATACATAGATTTGCTCCCTACAGCCTTAAaccagaagagagggagaaacTACACTACCACTTAGcaaagaaagacaaagaaattaaATTTGATATGCTTCCTTCCATGGTAAATGCATCCACAGAAATGACTTTAAGGACACTAAGGACCACATATTCACTACCCAAACTGATTTGTTGTGGGGCAAAGTGCCCAAGACTTAGAAGTAAGTTCCTGCTATACATGGAGCAAAGTGCTCTAGCCTGTATAACCAATAACATCAAATTCAAGTATTTAACATTTCTCAAAGGACTTCCTACATATTATACAGAGTCTTTGACAAAGTTGACATTCACACAGAAACTGCATCTTCATCTAGCCAAGAAATGTTTAGAATTAAAACTGAGAGCAATGCCACGGATGGTAGAATACTCTCAGCAAACATCTTACCATACCATGACCCGGAGTCTCCCCAAGTGGGTGTTTCCTTCCAGAGCTCCTATACTCAGACTCAACGTCCCGCCCTTCATGAAAAAGAGTGCAGTAGAAAATATTCAAGTCAATATCGCGTATAAACATCTTGTGTGTCTCTGGGGTCTCCCAACCCTTTACACCGAATCCTTGGCAAGCATGATGCCCAGAGCCTTGGCTCTGCCTTCCTCAGTCACAACGAAAGCCAGCAGAACCGAATGCTCTGTAAGAGGAAAACCTTCCGTGAAGCAGAAGATTAGAAAGAGCTTGAAGCAGAGGCTCCAAAGGCAAGAGCTGCTGCGTGAGGGGGGGTTACCCTCTGCAGTACCGGAATCACGCAAGCTCTTTGTGCTGTCATTGCCAGTATCCCCTAAatctgagagagaagagaaaaaggaggcAGCACTAGGCGGCAGCTTGACAGATGGAATGACTATTATCAGCAAGGAGGCAATCGAGCGCCTGGACTTCCACGTAAGAACACAAATTCAGCAACAGTCTGGATGTCCCCTCAGAAAAGATCGCTGGAAAAGATTTGTGCCCCCTCCGTTTTCCGCAAGCGATGCTTTGCCGCGTCCTCATGTGAAGAAGGGCGGAATAATCAGGTGCGTTCTACAAGAGAAAAAATGTGTAGGAGCACAGGACCTTCCTAGAAGAGAAGGAACAGAAATGCTGAACCCAAAGCTGCGCAGAGAGGCTGCAAGCTGCCTTTCCTCATTCCCCAATTCCATGACTGGCCAGGTGACACACTATCAGGAGCATCTACTTCTGGTACATCTGACCAAAAAGTCTATAGAAAATGAGATGAAAATGATTCCTTTGCCAGTAAAAAAATCTTCGAAAATGGTGTTTCCTTTCAAAAAGTATTTCCTACCCAAAGAGATTCTTCCAGGCCATAGTTATAACAAGCTAAGAGTTAGATTCCTGCCATTCATGGAACGAAATGTGGTGGATCAAATTCAGTTAAATGTGAAACACAAACATTTCACATTTCTTTGGGGGATTCCCACTCTTTACACAGAGTCAATGCAGAGTGTAATACCTAAAAGCCCTCCTCTGCTTTTCCCTGTCAGAGCCAAGGAGGCTGTGATTGAAATCACCGGGGAGCCAACTAGCTTCTTGTCTAGTCCAATAAGAAAGAGTCTAGAATTACACGTTATGAGGAAAAGGTTGCGGCATAAATGGACCCTACCAGTCTTCATCCAGAAATCACTTTCAGCATTCATGCCACCATTTCCAGTGCGTGCACAGCTGAAGAAAAAGCCACGTTCTGAAAACACGGTGCTCATCATCAGAGAAGACGCGCCCTTTGTAGACAAAGACCTGCTAAAACATTTTGAATACGACCTGAAAAGGAAAATCATTCACCAAAAATTTGGACTCCCAAAGAAAATAATAGCTTCCTTGAGGATGTTTGCGTCTCGTCCACCACCTGAGACTGATCTGACTTTTCCCAAGCACGGGAGCAAAGAGAACAAAGCTTTGTTAGTAAGGCCAAGCCAAAGAAGTTTACAGCTATCCAGTAGGACACTAAGAACACAAGCAAAAACCTTATACTTTGGAATAAGTACAAGAATCAGTCCCCAACCTGTATATGTTCACAACAATCTTAGAGGTAAAGAGAAGAAAAGCTTAGAAGTGCACTTAGCTAAGAAAAACCTGGAATTAAAGCTGGATGTAATACCTCCATTGGTGAAAACATCTCACAAATATGCTAATTTGGAAGAAAAAGGCTTTCTCCCCAAAACAATATGCTCTAATGATCAAATGACTGTACCTATAAAGAGAGACTTCCCCTACATGgggcaaaatgaaataaacatgatAGAAATGAACTTAAAACAGAAACATCTAAAGTTTTGCTGGGGTCTTCCTACACAGTACGCAACTTCtttgagaaaaataatcccagaagCTTTAACCCTGTTCCCATCAATTAAAGTGAGTGGGTCAGAAATTGATTTCATGGACCCAGAGACCTGTTGTGTTGAGCCCACGGTCAGAGAGAGCCTGGAGTGGCATATTGGGAAGAAAAGCCTTCAGACTGAACAAGGACTACCAATTATGCTTCAGAAATCCTTGCTGGTATTTAGGCCACCACCTCCCCAACTCATTAATGTGAAAGAGTCGGAGATAAAGGTGCTGCCTTTGGTGAATGAGATGTGTTTTGTCAGGGAAAATACTCTAAATCTCTTGGAGAGTCACATGAGGAATATGATACTGCAGAAACAATCTGAACCTCCTCTGGAGGTCCTGGATTCTATGAGAAGGTTTATTCCTCTCACCCCGCCCATAAATAAACAAAACTCTGACATTGAGTTAAAGATGACTAATAGTGTTTGCTTCCTCTTATGCAGAACAGGTTTTCCAGGTGTTTCAGAATCCCCAGCATCAGTACAGTCAGAGGAAAATAGAACTGAAACCAAACCATTGCATTTCCAGCACAGTCAGGAATTGTTGAAATCACTAAAATCTGTGCGCCAATGTGGACTACAACTGAAAAACGTCATTAAATTGAACTCCAACATATCACTAGAGAATGAGGATATCTCAGTTTGCCAGATGTCTAAGCACAAAAGGAGCCCATCTACCAAAGCAAATGGTAAGCATTCAAAAACTGAGCCAGTAAAGTTGTATACTCAAAATAAAATCCAAATCATTCATGACCTGGACATTAAATTTAAGGAACTAGTACTTACAAAAAACATGGGCACTCCTTACCCAAGTCCTGAAATCCCCAGCACCTTGTTTAGTATCCCCTCCTATTTACCCTGTATAAAGAGGGAGACAGCAAAATATGTTGTTCCTCAGCCTATCCAGTGCCCAGACTTGAGAAACTTAGAAAGCGGCAACACAAACAGACTGGAAATCCATGTGAAAAACAACTTCCAGCTGCATAACAGACCCCACAGGATAAGGAAAACGGCTGAAACTAATCTCTCTGCtttgcatgttgatgaggttcAGTCTCATGATGGAACAAAACATGTTGCATGGAAAAGTCTTGATGCAGCCATTCCTTTTATTCAGGGATCAGTCATTACGGAGAGTGTCTATACCTATCCACGCAAATTAAAGGAGCGTCTCCAAAAACACCTCAAAAAGAAAATCATCATGGACAGGCTGCTGAAACCACTTTGTGTCTTGGAGTCTTGCAACATTTACCAACAGATGTTGACCCAGAGGGCAAGAGATCATGCCTGCAGAGTAAGGAAAAAATTAAGACATAAAATCCAAGGTAAATTAATTGATGGGGCAGAGCCCATTAACAAGACAcaagaggaaagaaaaataagGGAAGCTTCTGAAAAGGAGCTTCCTAACATCAAACCAAAGAAAGGTGAAGGCCCAGAAATCCAGCCTTTCTCCAGCATGATACAAAAACCCTTCCATAAAAAATATCATAGTTTGTcaatggttttaaaatatggaactATGAAACCAAAATATGAGTCTTCAAATAAAGTTTCGCAGACCCTAGACCATAGCAGTCATGGACAATACAAGCTCAAGAACCACCAGGAAGAAGTGACCTGTGAAGGACCTAAGGAGCAGGCTATAAAGCAAATGGCAGAGCACAAAAGAAAATCTCAGGGCAGCAAGAATAAAGAGATCACCTTGTATCCACAATCCCCATTTGCAGAGTCCTCTCGacagaaaaaagataaagaaactaCTGTCTTGTGTCCAGAAACTGAGAGCATCAAGTCGAAGAATGCTCTGTCCAGGACCATGCTGATCAAAGATCGAAATAGGAAGAGCAAGGCAAAAACTGTGCAAGCTTGGAGTAAGCCTGAGGATCACATCACATCTCGGTCAAATTCAGCAGATAGCAAAGGAAAACTAGACACCCTGACGCGTACAGTAATGGTGCTTCAAAAACTGATCACTTCCTTCAAGCAGCCTCTGTCCAAACtgctcaaagaaaataaataa